A region of the Oenanthe melanoleuca isolate GR-GAL-2019-014 chromosome 14, OMel1.0, whole genome shotgun sequence genome:
ATCCCTGGAATAAAATATTACAGACTGCTGCATGCTGCACAGCTCTAACTACCTCCAGACCCCCTGGCTGGCCCTGATCTAACACGGGTTTCCTCTGTTCTTTTGGATTTGCTCTTGTCTTGCTCTCCATCAGCGTTTCCTTTCTGGAGCTCTCCCATACAGTCACTGTCCCGACTCACAGGGCTTCCTAAAACACTGGACTCCCTGTTTATGGGAGCAAAGGGGCAAATGGCCTTGtgtgaggaggctggagctccACTGCAGCTCGAGTTCCATtaaggagcagggcaggagcagaggagcagccatgCAGGTGGAAACCCCTCCACTCAGCATCCCAGCTCATGGataaatcctggaatggtttgggttggaagggatcttaaagtTCACAAAGTTCTACCCCTCCTAccatgcagggacaccttccactatcccaggttgctccaagccttgtccagcccagccttggacacttgcagggatgggcagccaCAAACCCATGGTTTCaaagagggagcagggaacagggctgggatgggtttgggacTTCCAGACTTCAAGTCTGGTTCCATTCTAATGCATCTCCCATCTAACAGCAGCAGAGTGACTTCATTCCTCATGCTTTCCTCAACTCATCTCATCTGCCATGCTCGGATTCTGGAGGACCTTGAGACTGCAAACTCCCACAGACTAACTATGCTTAAAATCAGttttggatgggattttttttctttgccattcTGAGATGCCCAGTATTCCAATTCCAGTGAGTTtcttcctcccccttccctgctcttATCACCAGAAATaagacacagccctgccagcctgtaTCAGCCGCCCCACTGCCATCTTCCTcagcaaatcccaaattcctctcCACAAACCTCCTGCACAGGAGGCTGCCTCCACTGGGAAAGCCAAGGGTGATCCAAGGCACAAAAATCAAGCCAGATGaaagctcagccccagcagagagCGAGTTTAAGCACAAGATTTCTGCCGGGGACTCACTCGTGTGCGAGCACTCTGCTGAAGCGGGGCCAAATCgcggctcctgctgcctgcagccgGATCCTACAACCCCGAGTAACAGCGAGAGTAACATTGATTCCcacacagggctctgtgccGCGGGGCTGCCAAGCCCTGGCCCCGGCTGAGCTTTTCGTGAGCGAGCAGCTCCATATGGCAGCGCCGGCTCCTCactcagcagctctcctgctgccagctcctctcgGCCCAGCGCAGCAGAAATGTTCCAGCTCCACCTTCGCATTACAGTTACCTTTCCAAACCTGCCTGGATGAGCGCAGCGGTTCTGGCTGCAGCCAAGTCGTTCCCAGGTGGAAGTGTCTGCCAGGCCATATCCAGAGGTGTCCAGCCTTAGTGCCCAGCTCCTtagagcccagggctgccacagAGGTCATGGAAATGTCTCATTTTAATGCAACTCAGCCCTAACACAGAGCTGAAGCTTCTGCAGGGACACATCTCTGAGCTCTTCCCAGATAATGCAGGCACAGGAGAGATTTGGGACTTGGTCTGGGACAGCAATGGATGCCTCGTGCCACTGGTGTGCATTAACATCTTCTCAAGGCATAGAAACTGGGCAGAACTGAACTGGAAACCTCCATTTTTGGGGCACTAGATGCCTCACCTTGgcagtttttcatttattaaaatgcaCAGGATGCAATGCCTTggccagaggagctgccctTCCCAGTACCCCCATTCACCCCATCTCCTGGGAGGTGGCTCCCCCAAACCACCAGAGGCCCTTCTCaaggaccagcagcagcacagccctcagtgccaccacccAATGGCTCTGGGCATatggcagagccagcagggacaccagAAAGGTGAAAACCACACAAGTACCCAAATGATGTGCCCGTAGCCCAGGCAGTGCttcacacacagccccaggttAGCAGGAGCCCAATTtcagcctcagctctgccatggcacGTGCAGTCCCTGCCAAATCAATATCTGTGTCTTCCTGGTGAATCATTGTGGCAGTGGGATGTTAATGGGGCACAGTGCTCGTCGTGGTGTCGaggcttttttttggttttttttgtcaaCGAAGCAAAGTCATTAgttttcctcccccttcccccccccaCCACCAGCCTTCCCAAATGCACAAAATGGGCTCCAGACCCACCTCCTACAAGGAAATGAGAACCAGCCCCAGAGGATCACCCAGCAAGAAGCCTCTGTTCGGAGATCTGACGCCTCTTCAAAGCCAGGGGAGCAAATGTGCTCCTACCTCCGCTGATTTATGAGGAACGGCTGCGTCACCGATGCGGGGGAAACGCTTAAACGCTaccagagggaagggaaggcagccctggctgcctgctctgagcaACCCCGCTCTTCAGCAGAGTTTGTTTTCATCTAATTCGATCTCTATtgcattttaaaggaaaacaaacaacctGGAGACTGCAGCACATGCTGCTGGATGTTTCCCTCGCtaggaaaataaacagcaggGTGGCAGTGCTGATGGCAGGGGGGCTGTGCCAAGGTAGGCTCTCCAGCCAGCCTGAGACTGTGTCCCCACACACGAGGGGATGTGGGCAAAGCAGGTGGCTTCCCAGAAACCTCCAATATCCCCTCAGCTGGagacagaggcagcagcaccccaggaaaggcaggagcaaGGTTTAAgtgaggtgttttttttcccttcctttctgtgTTGAAAAATTCTGGGTGTAAATCGTTCTGTGTGCTTGgttttaatttctgctgctgccccactgtTATTTATGCTCTTGCAATATAACAGCAGGCACACGGAGAGTGTGGTGTTCATGAAATacagcccagtgcccagagtgTTTATCGACCAGTGCAGTAAATAATTCCAACAAGCACAACTCATCCAAGAGAGCAGGGCCATGGCTGAAGGCTGCCCATCTGCCAGGGCCCTTCCATGCCTGCCCCAGAAATGCTCTTTTCAATCTAAAATGAAGCCAAGAAAGCCAAGTGCAGCTCCCAAGTGGGTCCTGgtggcagctgtgccctgggctggcaggatcCTGGGGACACCTTTGCCCACCATGGGATGTTCCCAGTTCATGCCAGGAGGAATTTAACAGAAAGCAACTGCTTGACTgcatccaggctggagcagaggcagccaaGGAACACAGCCACACCAGGAGCTGGACCtccacagcatccccagcactcCAGGACAGCCAGGAGGTCACTGCTTGAAATAAAAGCTCTCTGCAAGGACAGATTTGGTTTGATGGTTGAAGAAAAGGCAGCAGTAACAGCCCTGGATAAACAGTCACACAATTAGCATAGGTAATGTCTGTGGAATTTATTCAGCATCTgaattcttgcttttttttccaggggaaaGGCCAGAGGGGACTCTGCATGATGCTTTCATACAGAGCTGGGTCTCTCAGCCGTCCCAAGGATTTCCCTAGAATctttccctgtcctgcagcacagagagccctgCAAAGCCCAGCACAAGGCTGAATAGATTtagtgctgctgcactgggactCATTTATCTTCCCTCCGAGGTGAACCCACACTGTCCTCAAGGACGGGAGCTTAACAAGCAGAGAGGAAGATCTGAACCAGATCTTGACCTGATCTCAatcacacagctgtgctgaacTGAACGGGGCTGATTTATGCCAATGTCCTGGCtccagctcattcccagctccctctgccaccccaggcagagctcaccccaccagcaccagccctcCCAGCAGTCCAGTGCAGAGCCATGAGGAGACAGCAACACTCAGATTCCATCCTGGGACACTCACACAGGCATGGCACCACTGACATGGGCAGCATGATGTGTCCAAGGTGTCCAAgggctgcccatccctgcaggacaTCAGTGTTTAGGGGAGATCTCCACACCACAGGGCACCTGTGGGACTGATGGAACTCAcagccagctcctctgggcttTGCTGCCAAACTATCACTGCCCAGAGGGGATAACCTTGCATCAAACTCGTGTGTCAGCCAccaagccaggctgggagaaaGCCCCTGatcaggggctgcaggaacactcccagtgctgctgagagctctgctggtCCCGGTTCATCTCAGGGCAGCAATTCCCAGCAGGGTGGTGCCCAGCACGCAGCACAAAGGACACTTTCAGCACTTTTACCCGTGGGCaatcccaatatcccaatggcctctcagcagggagcagctccttctgTTTAGCTGGAGTCTGAGACACCCTGGAAACCCGGAATTCCAAGctgggatccccaaatccaggcAGCATGAGGGGCCAGGGGCTCTGCCTCACtttgcagcactgcctgcacacACCAGAGCCTTTTACCATCCCAGACTCCTCTTGCTCCACAGGGAGACAGCAGCAGACACCCACTGACCCCATTTCCAGCTCAGCACCTGCTCCTACCCACACCCAGGAGACTTTCCCAGCcacaaagagctgcagcaccttCCACTCCCTGCAAAACATCCCAGCACAAGTCACCCCCACactcctggagctggcaggactggggagaccagcactgcagcactccccagcaccccaagcTTCACAGATCCCGAGCACAGCCACTCCACCTTGGCTCACTCCCCATGCAGGAGCCGCTTGCCAAGTCCAGACTTGGATCTAGCAACAGACTTTTGTGCTTTGGCTGATGGATCCTGCAAACAAGAGCTTTAATCACTGCTTGCTTTTATGTGCCGAGAGCCAAAATTGTCTTGTTAAGTACAGTAAGTGATCAGTACTCGCAGCACAGAGCGTTTCAATGGCTGCTTGTGTGGGTAATTATTCCAGGCTTGCCTCTCTTCCCCTCTTGAGAAAAATTACGGAATGTGGAAATTATTGCGAAGCCTCTCCAGACTTGGAATGTTTTCTGTGGGTTACTTCAGCCTGTGCCTGGGTTTTGCTGCCTGCTTGTGCCCCTTGCTGAGGGatgcccatccctgggcaggCTGCCCCAGGATCTCCAGGATCACACCTTCCACAGGCAGGTTCACACCTAGGCTTTCCTCACACAGAATAATCCAATACCTGTCCTAAAGGTAACAGGAAGCTCAGTCTTggctccccctccctccctgagcacagcactcaTCAGCCAAGCCTAGCAAACAttgatttaatttgtttttcccccattttccccatgcATCCCTAAATGGAAGCGTGGATCCGTGCTTGGGACCCCAGCTGTGCCACGGCCCCAGGCAGGAGcctttccctcccagccctctctAATATTACACTATTAAAGTTGCCTTTTGGCttttattaggatttttttccagagataAAAGCAGGCTGTAGGAGCAGAGGGAGCCCCAGCAATATCCATGTCCTTGGAGCTGGCAGAGTGGGGAACCTCaagctgggaatgctgtggtGAGGCTGGGACAcgcagaggaggaggaggaagaggaggatggtgctcagctgtgcatCCCTCAGCCCCAAATTGGATGAAGGGAGCAGGAAAGCAaactgcagggatgctccctgctccagtggTCAGGGGATGCTTTTCTGGAAGGAGAACAAAACACTCTCAGCACACTTGGAGCTGGCTTTGCATCACCTTCTCCTCTGCAAGTGCAGCTGGAGGCTCAAACCTCAGCAGGTTTCAGCACCAATAAATCTGGTGAAACAGGGACAGAACCCCAGAGTCCCCATCCCACTCTCACAGCCCGTGGGCAGCTTTGCTCTTGCCTCCAAGAAGATTTTGTAAAGGGCAATTCCAGCATGGAATGGAAGCAGGAAATGCtctgggaggatttggggtgagcAGATAAAGCCATAAGAGAAGGGATAAATCCCCAAGAAGTTTCAGCAGAAACACCTCAGTGCAGGTTTAtgtgcacagcagagcctgccccagctggcaggagggaaatgCTGCCACTCCCAAGCTCCTTTCTGCAGCTTCAttccagcaggagaagcaggacagaggcaccagctccagaggagctctgggtgccccatggcacccccagcccctgtcccaggaccccacagctgcacacaccTGCCCTGCAGGTGAAGCTTTGCCTCAGAGCTGttcacagcccagggctggttcCTGTCTCCAGTCtccaccccagggctgggtcagGCATTCCCAGAGCAGGGTTTGGGTGCTGGGTGACACTCACTGTCCCCTCAGGGACTGCCACAGCCACACAcctccctccagctgctgccttaAAGATATTTAGGTGTAGCAACTagcataggaaaaaaaccaaaaaacccttatcccctgggagggtggagggCTCTCCTTGTCCTCTCCAGCAAGGCATGAACCCGTTTTTCTCTGCCCCGTTTTTCCAAAGGGGGTGAGGCCCATCACACCCTCGCAGGGCTGACAGGAAGGGAGTCACTCCCGAGGAGCATTGCTCCTAAACCACTGCAATATGGCAAGGCAATGTTAACCAGCTGGGAAAGCTCTTTAAAGACCCTTAATTAAAGGCTGGCTGTTGCACGGGCCCCTTTCCCATCCCCACCAGGAGTGTTTCCCAGTTTCCCGGCCTCTCTCCCgctgccctccatccctcacactttccttccctctggcatCTGCCAGCAGCatgctgtggctgccaggggGGGTCTTCAGCAATCAGCCATCAGATGGAAGTTTAAACtcagaggaaaaggggaaaaaaaggggggaaattcCCTTGCTGTTGATTTCCAGGTGTGGCTAtcagtgctggggcagagctggctgtgccagcctggcttgGTGAGCTgcaccagcactcccagccacataaactggggaaaatggggCTGGATCAGCCCTTACAGCTCCATTCTCTCCTCTAATACCAGCTGTGGCATCGCCATGACCCACAAATGCTGCAGCTGtcccccttccccctgcccATTCCATgtgtgcccattccctggggaaggagcagtggTGGCAATGCCCCATCCTCTGTGCCCCCTCTACCCCATACCCATGAGGGGCTCACAGTTAAGACCGGGGCTCACCTCCTGCCAGAAAGGCatcaatttattattttgtgtgATATTAATTAATTGAGGCAACACCTTGCTGTTTCAAATTGGAGCATTTGCATATGATGGCTTCACACAGTCACATTGCTGCAACCCCAAACTCCCTACAGCCCCCAAAAACAGCAGCCAGGATGCCCAAcacccctggcagcagcccctgcaccctgcagagctcagggaaatCCTGCAGGGAGCCTCCAGtgcctcctcccagcctggcagcaccagcctcAGCTGGGCAATGTGGTGTGGGACAGGTGCCacacacctggagcagggaatggggatggggatggatgggcATTTCCAGGGAAGAGCATGCCTTCCCCTGTTACAGGTTCTAAACACTCAAAATGAAATGTGGGACTGAAaatcagccctgctgctctcctcatCTCCAGACCCACGCAAAAGCAGGGAAGTTTTAACTTCTTGCTattggagctttttttttttctttcttccctatttttgttctttcccttCTGTCCTCCTAAATCTGGTATAACAGAAAAaggagtaaataaaaaaattttggaaagcttttccagccctgctcttcctGGCTTATGGAGAGGAATGGAGAGTGAGGCCCAGAGCACAGGAACCACAAAACTTTGGAGAGCTggattttcaaaacaaaattaggTCTAGAAATGGAAACTTTGGTTAACTGAGATGGAGATGAAAACTTCATTTCATACTTGGCTGCAAAGCTGGATCTTCATCATCCTCTTGCTCTGGCACTTCCCCAACTAACCTGGTGCTCCAGAGACATTTTTCCAGCTCCATGAGCTCAGGGTGTTTTGCCATCATCCCCTGAGCAAGCAGCTGCCCAAACTCCCTCTGTCCCAGAAAACACCAGCACAACTCAGCATCCTCTTCTTATGACTTTATTCCCAGAAGTTTTGAGCGGGAAGATCCAGCAGTGACACCTGTCCCTGAGTTTCTGTGGGAATTTCAGAGCAAttcctcccagagcagctgtggcggcccctggacccctggaaatgtcccaggccaggttggagcgccctgggacagtgggaggtgtccctgccatggatgagctttaaggtccctccaacccaaactgttccaGGATTCCATGACCCTGGAGAATGAAAAGTCCCAGTGGAGAAATGCTCATTGAGCACTCGGAATTCCAAGGAATCTCTGCTCAAGCTGAACCCTCCACGACAGCCCgagtgggacagggctgctgtCACCATCCTGCACTGAAACACTTTTTTAGGAAGCACATCGCTCCACTGGAGCCCTTGAAAGCACCACAAACTGCACCGAGGTGGACTTAAGCCTGTGCttggctcagagcaggagccgGCAGATTTCATCCCCTTCCTACCAAAGCTGCTTTTATTGTCTTGATCTAATGAAGTGCAGACTTCACCTGGACAGAGCCATAAGTGGCACCTCTCGGAGGCAATGAATACAAATACTTGACCTCGTGAGCTGCGGGGCAGCAATTAGTTTAAGCAGGGGGTTTGTGTAACACTTCAAAAGTCTTAATCCGTGCGGTCAGCCCTGGCACGGTATTTGCCAGAACCCATTGAGTAGTCTTAATGAGTCTGCAAAGCGAGCTTTCAATACATTTTGGGTCGCTTCAGATGCTTTAAATGGCATAGTCTATATGGTATTGTGCGGCTTTAGAAAGGGCCGGGCTTTAAAAAAGTATGGTTCCCTTTCACAGGGCAGACAGAAACCATCTTTAGAGCCGGGACCCTTAACGTTTTGCATATCAATATGGCTGGGGCTGAATGCAGTCACTCAGCTGAGAAATAGGATCACTATCAGCGTTTCCAGGCTTTCACAGGCACTTGGGAAACTTTAAAGCCCTTGGTGGAGAATAATTTGGTCGAATGTCGTCGCTGGAAACAAAACCTAAACAAGCAGAGCGCAGTCCATCATGCGGAGCTGCCAGCGAGGCTGACAAGGGGCTCCAGCCGCTGCGACATCCCACCCCCGTGGGGCGGTGGCCGGGGGGTCACAGAGCTGGGGGGGACCTGGGGGGACGGGGCATGGGGTGCTGAACCCatcccacctctgctgctgaTTGTCAAGggtcacagagctgggggatCACAGACCTGGGGGACCCCACACTGAGAATGGGGTGCTGAATCCatcccacctctgctgctgatgggcaggggtcacagagctggggggacacagctgggggaCCCCAGACTGGGAATGGGGTGCTGAACTCATCCCACATTAGTTGTTGATGGGGAGGGGTCACAAACCTGGGAGTTCACAGACCTGGGGGACCCCACACTGGGCATGGGGTGCTGAGTCcatcccagccacagctgcatcACTCTTTGGACTGTGGGATTTCAGCCAGTCCTGGTTTCATCTCCTCTCACTCTTCCTTGGCAATACCCCACTTTCTGCCGGTCACACAGCCCCCAGTCTGTCACCTCAAGGGCCCCTCTCCAACACAGACTGGCATTTCACTCCAGCATCACCCCAAGCCTGTCCCTGCACGTGTCACTTGTCCTGGGAATGAACAGGAACATGTCCAACCTCACCTGCAGCATGGGACAGGAACCAAACCTCACCTGCAGGGGCACAAGGGAGGTGCCAGGACCCgggagcagagagagctgtgTGGGATAAAACACCAGGTGTGGGTGTGAaaccatcccagagctgggaggagaagggacGAGGCTCGTTGGACATCCCAGAAGTGGGACCTGCTTCTCTCATGGTACCAGGCagcaaggagaggagaggaggcacctcagcagcacaggcagctctgggatgcaggTTTGAGATGCTGCACAATGAAAGAAATCACAGCCAAAGCAGATTTGCAAATAATGCAGGGCCTGAGGGCCCTCCAAAACTCATAATTAGCTCATTAAAGACACAAATACAAGTCACTAATAAGATCTTAGAGgttaattaaatgttttcctcATCTTTAATTAAGGGAAAACTAGTTAGTAAAGATTAAAGTAATTTCTGCAGCCTCACGTGATGACCCTCGATGGCTGCAGGTTTGGAAAACTATTGAGATTATTGAACTGAAAGGGGAGAGTTTGGGTGAATTGTGGAGAAGCTGCAATTTTCCTCCTGAGGGTTAGAAAGGCCTTGCTCTTCCAGCTGAGAACATGGCAAGGTGATCCACAACTACCTCTCCCTGGCATTTATTCAGAACTgctcctgtttatttttttttacctcagcTGGAAATTCTTTTCCATTTACCAAACATCTCCCAGGTTTGTGGCTTGCTGCCCAGCCATCCCCTGGCCACCAGGGACTGTGTCACCCCCAGAACTTGGTTCAGCAAAGCCCCagtcctgcctgccccaggggtTTCCAAAGGTTTTATTTGGGATGGTGGATCCATGATCCCCATGCACACAAACCCACGCTCCCACCTGCCACCCAGAACATGGAGATCACCAAGGTTTATATGGAAGAATATTTAAtctgctcagggaggggagagggctcatctgtggttttatttcttaaatatttctctctACTCCAGAAAAGTCCATTTCTTGTCAGAAAAGGTCCAATATAAATTAGAACAACAGGAGGAGGGTGCTGGTGGAGTGGCCACAGGCATCTCTGGACCACAGTGACCATGAGCATCCCTGGACCACAGTGACCATGAGCATCCCTGGACCACAGTGACCATGAGCATCTCTGGACCACAGTGACCATGAGCATCCCTGGACCACAGTGACCATGGGAATCTCTGGACCACAGTGGCCATGAGCATCCCTGGACCACAGTCCTGGCAGCCCAGGTGCCAGCCCGGCAGCGTGCCCTGGGGATGGGCTCAGtcccacccaaaatcctgccctgtCATCTGATAAAACTTCATGTTGAAGGGTCTGTAGAACTCCCGCAGGCGCTGCACCACCTGCCCGTCGATTTTGGGGTGTGGCCGCCCCTTGGATTTCCCCAGGCAGCGAGGTTTGCTCCCCCCCTCCGGCTTCTTCAGGCAGGGAAAGCCCTTGGTctcattaaaatagaaatgtttgtCCGTCACCACCCTCTGGAGCCCCAGGAAGTCCTGGACACGCCCCATCTCCCCGGCAGGGTCGCTGACCAGCCTCTCCCCGCTGACAAAGAGGAATTTGGAGAGCGGGAAGTACTGCAGCCAGTTATCCAGGTGCTTGGCGTAGATGCCGATCCTCACGGCGCTCCAGCTCGTGTCGATCAGTCCCGTGCTGAGGTTTTTGAAGGCCAGGGCCTggaagctggggatggaggggttTTTGGAGAGGGTCTGTGTGTAGTCAGAGATGGCCCTGGTCACCGGGTTCCGCACCACCACGATCAGCTTGGTGTCCCGCGACATGTTGTGGATGCGGCGCGGCGCCTCCTTGGTGACAAAGTAGCTGGGAGTCTTCTCCATGGTGATCTGTCCCTCCAGGGTGCGTGGCATCAGGCTCCTGAGGAGAGAGGGGCACGGTCAGGGCTCGGCCATTCAATGGGTTTAGGCACAGAATCACGAACGGGACGGGACCGCTGTCAACGCGTCTTGagctggttttttatttt
Encoded here:
- the HS3ST6 gene encoding heparan sulfate glucosamine 3-O-sulfotransferase 6, with the translated sequence MGCSGRLLGPAGGRRASLLLTMILFFTYFFSCLPGPCEPLPPALLLPPPAALPAGPGEAAGGSGGSGGSGSRRFPQAIIVGVKKGGTRALLEFLRAHPGVRAVGAEPHFFDRCYEKGLRWYRSLMPRTLEGQITMEKTPSYFVTKEAPRRIHNMSRDTKLIVVVRNPVTRAISDYTQTLSKNPSIPSFQALAFKNLSTGLIDTSWSAVRIGIYAKHLDNWLQYFPLSKFLFVSGERLVSDPAGEMGRVQDFLGLQRVVTDKHFYFNETKGFPCLKKPEGGSKPRCLGKSKGRPHPKIDGQVVQRLREFYRPFNMKFYQMTGQDFGWD